The following coding sequences lie in one Oncorhynchus kisutch isolate 150728-3 linkage group LG27, Okis_V2, whole genome shotgun sequence genomic window:
- the LOC109871940 gene encoding CMRF35-like molecule 9 isoform X3, which produces MLLDKGEGTLRNTRSVCTDGCDGEHQWCTRPESTLTVCEMEAGVFVLFVMRLLVCPTAAVWSVCSAELITVEGYEGGKAEIRCPYREQLRSHQKYLCKGDCPVFNKNEVIKTEAGENSASNGRYSLKDIRDESVFIVTITKLMINDAGKYWCGVTNLLADDYTEVNLTVSRATPTITTTTTRKPATKTTASIPSSPTLSSLATSISSSSSISQLSSISTPSSISSSTQNGFDTSVVIIVSVTLVMLLLVLVVSLFIVYRWKFNKETAVSSAPRVNTDTRINIEGGHGDGDYEEIKDRPQQSNSGSETPTIYATANLPTSPSDSLNYASVNFHKNPSCPNEATVAIAKKGTFSGDYATVNISQNPAYSTVNHPHSSSEAPPIYSTVSKSRDT; this is translated from the exons ATGTTGTTAGATAAAGGGGAGGGGACACTGAGGAACACAAGGTCAGTATGTACTGATGGATGTGATGGTGAACACCAGTGGTGTACCAGACCAGAATCCACTCTTACAGTATGTGAAATGGAAGCTGGGGTGTTTGTACTGTTTGTAATGAGACTGTTGGTGTGTCCTACAGCtgctgtgtggagtgtgtgttcaGCAGAGTTGATCACAGTGGAAGGATATGAGGGGGGCAAGGCAGAGATCAGATGCCCCTATAGAGAGCAGTTGAGGAGCCACCAGAAGTACCTCTGTAAAGGGGATTGTCCTGTTTTTAATAAAAACGAAGTTATTAAGACTGAGGCAGGGGAAAACAGTGCTTCTAACGGGAGATACTCGCTGAAGGACATCAGAGACGAAAGTGTCTTCATTGTGACAATCACCAAACTGATGATTAACGATGCTGGGAAATACTGGTGTGGAGTGACCAATTTATTGGCAGATGACTACACTGAAGTCAACCTTACAGTCTCTAGAG CGACACCAacaataaccaccaccaccacaagaAAACCTGCTACAAAAACAACAGCATCAATCCCAAGTTCACCAACGCTATCATCCTTAGCCACCTCcatctcatcatcatcatccatctCTCAACTATCATCCATCTCAACACCATCATCCATCTCATCATCAACACAAAATGGATTTG ATACATCAGTGGTCATCATAGTATCTGTGACTCTGGTCATGCTGCTATTGGTGCTTGTGGTCAGCCTGTTCATAGTCTATAGATGGAAATTCAACAAGGAAACAG CTGTCTCCTCAGCACCCAGGGTGAACACAGACACTCGGATCAAcatagag GGTGGTCATGGTGATGGTGACTATGAGGAAATAAAGGACCGCCCCCAACAGTCCAATTCAGGTAGTGAGACCCCCACCATCTACGCCACCGCCAACTTACCCACAAGCCCCTCTGACTCTCTCAACTATGCCAGCGTCAACTTCCACAAGAACCCCAGCTGCCCCAATGAGGCCACTGTCGCCATCGCTAAAAAGGGCACTTTTTCTGGTGACTATGCCACTGTTAACATAAGTCAAAACCCTGCCTACTCTACTGTCAATCATCCACACAGCTCCTCTGAGGCTCCTCCCATCTACTCCACAGTGAGCAAATCCAGAGACACCTGA
- the LOC109871940 gene encoding CMRF35-like molecule 9 isoform X2, producing MVNLLVLTLKVVLLLAAVWSVCSAELITVEGYEGGKAEIRCPYREQLRSHQKYLCKGDCPVFNKNEVIKTEAGENSASNGRYSLKDIRDESVFIVTITKLMINDAGKYWCGVTNLLADDYTEVNLTVSRATPTITTTTTRKPATKTTASIPSSPTLSSLATSISSSSSISQLSSISTPSSISSSTQNGFDTSVVIIVSVTLVMLLLVLVVSLFIVYRWKFNKETAVSSAPRVNTDTRINIEGGHGDGDYEEIKDRPQQSNSGSETPTIYATANLPTSPSDSLNYASVNFHKNPSCPNEATVAIAKKGTFSGDYATVNISQNPAYSTVNHPHSSSEAPPIYSTVSKSRDT from the exons CtgctgtgtggagtgtgtgttcaGCAGAGTTGATCACAGTGGAAGGATATGAGGGGGGCAAGGCAGAGATCAGATGCCCCTATAGAGAGCAGTTGAGGAGCCACCAGAAGTACCTCTGTAAAGGGGATTGTCCTGTTTTTAATAAAAACGAAGTTATTAAGACTGAGGCAGGGGAAAACAGTGCTTCTAACGGGAGATACTCGCTGAAGGACATCAGAGACGAAAGTGTCTTCATTGTGACAATCACCAAACTGATGATTAACGATGCTGGGAAATACTGGTGTGGAGTGACCAATTTATTGGCAGATGACTACACTGAAGTCAACCTTACAGTCTCTAGAG CGACACCAacaataaccaccaccaccacaagaAAACCTGCTACAAAAACAACAGCATCAATCCCAAGTTCACCAACGCTATCATCCTTAGCCACCTCcatctcatcatcatcatccatctCTCAACTATCATCCATCTCAACACCATCATCCATCTCATCATCAACACAAAATGGATTTG ATACATCAGTGGTCATCATAGTATCTGTGACTCTGGTCATGCTGCTATTGGTGCTTGTGGTCAGCCTGTTCATAGTCTATAGATGGAAATTCAACAAGGAAACAG CTGTCTCCTCAGCACCCAGGGTGAACACAGACACTCGGATCAAcatagag GGTGGTCATGGTGATGGTGACTATGAGGAAATAAAGGACCGCCCCCAACAGTCCAATTCAGGTAGTGAGACCCCCACCATCTACGCCACCGCCAACTTACCCACAAGCCCCTCTGACTCTCTCAACTATGCCAGCGTCAACTTCCACAAGAACCCCAGCTGCCCCAATGAGGCCACTGTCGCCATCGCTAAAAAGGGCACTTTTTCTGGTGACTATGCCACTGTTAACATAAGTCAAAACCCTGCCTACTCTACTGTCAATCATCCACACAGCTCCTCTGAGGCTCCTCCCATCTACTCCACAGTGAGCAAATCCAGAGACACCTGA
- the LOC109871940 gene encoding CMRF35-like molecule 9 isoform X1, with the protein MVNLLVLTLKVVLLLAAVWSVCSAELITVEGYEGGKAEIRCPYREQLRSHQKYLCKGDCPVFNKNEVIKTEAGENSASNGRYSLKDIRDESVFIVTITKLMINDAGKYWCGVTNLLADDYTEVNLTVSRATPTITTTTTRKPATKTTASIPSSPTLSSLATSISSSSSISQLSSISTPSSISSSTQNGFDTSVVIIVSVTLVMLLLVLVVSLFIVYRWKFNKETAVSSAPRVNTDTRINIEGGHGDGDYEEIKDRPQQSNSGSETPTIYATANLPTSPSDSLNYASVNFHKNPSCPNEATVAIAKKGTFSGDYATVNISQNPAYSTVNHPHSSSEAPPIYSTVSKSRDT; encoded by the exons ATGGTTAACCTGCTGGTCCTCACACTGAAGGTTGTCCTCCTCTTAG CtgctgtgtggagtgtgtgttcaGCAGAGTTGATCACAGTGGAAGGATATGAGGGGGGCAAGGCAGAGATCAGATGCCCCTATAGAGAGCAGTTGAGGAGCCACCAGAAGTACCTCTGTAAAGGGGATTGTCCTGTTTTTAATAAAAACGAAGTTATTAAGACTGAGGCAGGGGAAAACAGTGCTTCTAACGGGAGATACTCGCTGAAGGACATCAGAGACGAAAGTGTCTTCATTGTGACAATCACCAAACTGATGATTAACGATGCTGGGAAATACTGGTGTGGAGTGACCAATTTATTGGCAGATGACTACACTGAAGTCAACCTTACAGTCTCTAGAG CGACACCAacaataaccaccaccaccacaagaAAACCTGCTACAAAAACAACAGCATCAATCCCAAGTTCACCAACGCTATCATCCTTAGCCACCTCcatctcatcatcatcatccatctCTCAACTATCATCCATCTCAACACCATCATCCATCTCATCATCAACACAAAATGGATTTG ATACATCAGTGGTCATCATAGTATCTGTGACTCTGGTCATGCTGCTATTGGTGCTTGTGGTCAGCCTGTTCATAGTCTATAGATGGAAATTCAACAAGGAAACAG CTGTCTCCTCAGCACCCAGGGTGAACACAGACACTCGGATCAAcatagag GGTGGTCATGGTGATGGTGACTATGAGGAAATAAAGGACCGCCCCCAACAGTCCAATTCAGGTAGTGAGACCCCCACCATCTACGCCACCGCCAACTTACCCACAAGCCCCTCTGACTCTCTCAACTATGCCAGCGTCAACTTCCACAAGAACCCCAGCTGCCCCAATGAGGCCACTGTCGCCATCGCTAAAAAGGGCACTTTTTCTGGTGACTATGCCACTGTTAACATAAGTCAAAACCCTGCCTACTCTACTGTCAATCATCCACACAGCTCCTCTGAGGCTCCTCCCATCTACTCCACAGTGAGCAAATCCAGAGACACCTGA